The genomic interval GGCGTCGTCGTTCTGGTCAGCGGTGTCATTCCGGTGACAGCCAGCAGCGGTCATTGGCCAATCACGGCATGGTTGCTGGACTACGCCAGCGATCGTTCGGTGGACTTTCACAGCAACGGAATCGAGGTTCCGCCGCTGGACGAAACCGGCATGGTCAAATTGGGAGCTGGGACCTATCAGACCAATTGCATTTTCTGTCACGGGCAACCCGGCAAAGAGCAACCGCCTGTCGCACAAGGCATGACGCCGCAGCCACCGCTGCTGCGAGTCTCGATGGCGGGGATGAGTTCAGAGGAGAAGTTCTACATTCTCAAGCACGGTGTCAAGTTCGCCGGGATGCCGGCCTGGCCGACACAGAATCGAGACGATGAAATCTGGCCGGTCGTCGCTTTTCTCAATCAGCTTCCTGAAATGAGTCACCAACAGTATCTAAAGGACACGCGAGTCGACCCCGCTGAGACAGACAATCCGATCAAACGCTTTGTCGCCGAGCATTGCGCATCATGTCATGGCTTGGATGGCAACAAGAACGTCAATCGGCGTGTGCCGGTTTTGGCTGGACAAAACAGAGCCTACCTAAAAGCGTCGATTCAATCCTTTCACGACATGACACGGCACAGTGGTGTCATGATGCCGGTGGCATACCATTTGACGCAATCGCAAATCAACGAATTGGCAGGCTACTTTGCAAATCAATCACGCAATGATTCTGCAAATCATCGCCGGGAGCTCAAGGAGCTGGACATGAATGATTTGATTGATTTTGGCAGGCAGTTAGCTCAC from Stieleria varia carries:
- a CDS encoding c-type cytochrome, translating into MKITFRRTLITVTLLAVAGVVVLVSGVIPVTASSGHWPITAWLLDYASDRSVDFHSNGIEVPPLDETGMVKLGAGTYQTNCIFCHGQPGKEQPPVAQGMTPQPPLLRVSMAGMSSEEKFYILKHGVKFAGMPAWPTQNRDDEIWPVVAFLNQLPEMSHQQYLKDTRVDPAETDNPIKRFVAEHCASCHGLDGNKNVNRRVPVLAGQNRAYLKASIQSFHDMTRHSGVMMPVAYHLTQSQINELAGYFANQSRNDSANHRRELKELDMNDLIDFGRQLAHEGDASAKIPSCVDCHGPGDWLRSDTHPRLTGQPAWYITRQLELFGQRKRGGSEAEIMHKIADKLDDRSRRALAIYYESAAMHEGDATAKEGGS